A region of Carettochelys insculpta isolate YL-2023 unplaced genomic scaffold, ASM3395843v1 scaffold_0040, whole genome shotgun sequence DNA encodes the following proteins:
- the TRAPPC1 gene encoding trafficking protein particle complex subunit 1, translating into MTVHNLYLFDRDGGCLHYAEWQRKKQAGISKEEEFKLMYGMLFSMRSFVAKMSPVDMKEGFLAFQTTKYKLHYYETPTGLKVVMNTDLGVGNIRDVLHHIYSNIYVEYVVKNPLCSLNEPIKSELFCSKLDSFIRGLPFFSARAG; encoded by the exons atgacGGTGCACAACCTGTACCTCTTTGACCGCGACGGCGGCTGCCTCCACTACGCCGAGTGGCAGCGCAAGAAACAGGCCGGGATCTCCAAGGAGGAG GAATTCAAGCTGATGTACGGGATGCTGTTTTCCATGCGCTCCTTCGTGGCCAAGATGAGCCCGGTGGACAT GAAGGAGGGGTTCCTGGCCTTCCAGACCACCAAGTACAAGCTGCACTACTACGAGACCCCCACCGGCCTCAAGGTCGTCATGAACACGGACCTGGGGGTCGGGAACATCCGAGACGTTCTGCACCATATCTACAGCAAT ATCTACGTGGAGTACGTGGTGAAGaaccccctctgcagcctgaaTGAGCCCATCAAGAGTGAGCTGTTCTGCAGCAAGCTGGACAGTTTCATCCGGGGGCTGCCTTTTTTCTCGGCCCGGGCTGGCTGA